One segment of Bacteroidota bacterium DNA contains the following:
- a CDS encoding SprB repeat-containing protein has product MCSATVSEPSQLAATCSAGDATCGASNGSVSVAASGGTAPYTYVWSNGSTDASVNGLSAGIYTATVTDANGCTATCESTVNNSNGPAATCSATDATCYGAADGTASVTATGGAGNLTYLWSNGSTDASISGLTAGTYTVTVTDANGCSSMCSATVSEPSQLAATCSAGDATCGASNGSVSVAASGGHGTIHVCMEQRLNRCQRKRLGSRYLYSNGNRC; this is encoded by the coding sequence ATGTGCAGCGCAACAGTAAGTGAGCCGAGTCAGTTGGCAGCAACCTGCAGTGCAGGCGATGCCACTTGTGGAGCATCAAACGGTAGCGTAAGCGTAGCAGCCTCAGGCGGCACGGCACCATACACGTATGTATGGAGCAACGGCTCAACCGATGCCAGCGTAAACGGCTTGTCTGCAGGTATCTATACAGCAACGGTAACCGATGCTAATGGATGCACCGCAACATGCGAGAGCACAGTAAATAACAGTAATGGTCCTGCAGCAACCTGCAGCGCAACCGATGCAACATGCTATGGAGCAGCAGACGGAACAGCCAGTGTAACTGCTACAGGCGGAGCAGGAAACTTAACCTACCTGTGGAGTAATGGTTCAACAGATGCAAGCATCAGTGGCTTAACAGCTGGAACCTATACAGTAACGGTAACGGATGCCAATGGATGTTCATCTATGTGCAGCGCAACAGTAAGTGAGCCGAGTCAGTTGGCAGCAACCTGCAGTGCAGGCGATGCCACTTGTGGAGCATCAAACGGTAGCGTAAGCGTAGCAGCCTCAGGCGGGCACGGCACCATACACGTATGTATGGAGCAACGGCTCAACCGATGCCAGCGTAAACGGCTTGGGAGCAGGTATCTATACAGCAACGGTAACCGATGCTAA
- a CDS encoding DUF11 domain-containing protein, with the protein MTRLPQVDGNNDANNLGQSGIVTINTALTGLDVNNPTIDAGYVPQIFDLALRKTTAQVTPVNIGDDVVFTITVFNQGNVAAYDVDVLDAIPAGFTFNAGASPLWTASGADAVANIAAHWRQAIA; encoded by the coding sequence TTGACCAGGCTCCCACAAGTAGATGGCAACAACGATGCAAACAACTTAGGTCAATCAGGAATCGTAACTATCAATACAGCATTAACCGGTTTGGATGTAAACAATCCAACAATAGATGCGGGTTATGTACCACAAATATTTGACCTTGCTTTACGCAAAACAACAGCACAGGTAACTCCGGTAAATATTGGCGATGATGTAGTATTCACTATCACCGTATTTAACCAAGGCAATGTAGCAGCATATGATGTAGATGTATTAGATGCCATACCAGCAGGCTTCACGTTCAATGCAGGCGCAAGCCCACTATGGACAGCAAGCGGAGCAGACGCAGTAGCAAATATAGCAGCCCATTGGCGGCAGGCGATAGCATAG
- a CDS encoding SprB repeat-containing protein, translating into MDVNNPTIDAGYVPIPNCNVVATCTPTNVNCNGGSDGSISVSLTGSTAPVAYLWSNGTTDAIATGLVAGSYTVIVTDANGCTAECTSTITEPTALTATCSATDASCGAATGTAMVTAADGTAPYSYSWSNGSTDASITGLAAGVYTATVTDANGCIATCESTVNNLNGPLATCSGTDVLCNGGSDGSASVTATDGTAPYTYLWSNGSTDASITGLTAGSYTVTVTDATGCISSCTHIVGEPTALTATCSATDASCGAATGTAMVVAADGTAPYSYSWSNGSTDASITGLAAGVYTATVTDANGCIATCESTVNNLNGPLATCSGTDVLCNGGSDGSASVTATDGTAPYTYLWSNGSTDASITGLTAGSYTVTVTDVNGCTSECSATINEPSVLSASCNATGTTCGASNGTADVTVSGGTMPVSYLWSNGETMASISGLAGGTYTVTVTDANGCTVTCSSLVDVPGNLIANCSGSNVNCFGGSNGSASVTVSGGSSPFSYLWSNGSTDASISGLVAGTYTVTVSDANGCSSLCTYDVTQPNPLEALCSAIDETCSLQNGSVSVAASGGTAPYTYVWSNGSTDASVNGLSAGIYTATVTDANGCTATCESTVNNSNGPAATCSATDATCYGAADGTASVTATGGSRKLNLPVE; encoded by the coding sequence TTGGATGTAAACAATCCAACGATAGATGCAGGTTATGTACCAATTCCAAATTGTAATGTAGTAGCAACTTGCACTCCAACAAATGTAAATTGTAATGGCGGTAGTGATGGTTCTATATCTGTATCTTTAACCGGCTCAACAGCGCCAGTGGCATACTTATGGAGCAATGGTACAACAGATGCTATTGCAACAGGCTTGGTAGCTGGTTCATACACAGTTATTGTAACAGATGCAAATGGTTGCACAGCTGAATGCACTTCAACTATAACAGAGCCAACAGCATTAACAGCAACATGCAGTGCAACCGATGCATCATGTGGCGCAGCAACAGGCACGGCTATGGTAACAGCAGCAGATGGCACAGCACCATATTCATATTCATGGAGCAACGGTTCAACGGATGCAAGTATCACCGGCTTAGCAGCAGGTGTTTACACAGCCACAGTAACCGATGCAAATGGATGTATAGCAACCTGCGAAAGCACAGTAAACAACTTGAATGGACCTTTAGCAACATGCTCAGGAACAGACGTTCTATGTAACGGAGGTTCAGACGGTTCGGCAAGTGTAACAGCAACAGACGGCACAGCACCATATACATACTTATGGAGCAATGGTTCTACTGATGCAAGTATCACAGGCTTAACAGCAGGTTCGTATACGGTAACAGTAACAGATGCAACGGGATGTATATCATCATGCACACACATAGTAGGTGAGCCAACAGCATTAACAGCAACATGCAGTGCAACCGATGCATCATGTGGCGCAGCAACAGGCACGGCTATGGTAGTAGCAGCAGATGGCACAGCACCATATTCATATTCATGGAGCAACGGTTCAACGGATGCAAGTATCACCGGCTTAGCTGCAGGTGTATACACAGCCACAGTAACCGATGCAAATGGATGTATAGCAACCTGCGAAAGCACAGTAAACAACTTGAACGGACCTTTAGCAACATGCTCAGGAACAGATGTTCTATGTAACGGAGGTTCAGACGGTTCGGCAAGTGTAACAGCAACAGACGGCACAGCACCATATACATACTTATGGAGCAATGGTTCTACTGATGCAAGTATCACAGGCTTAACAGCAGGTTCGTATACAGTAACGGTAACTGATGTAAATGGATGTACTTCTGAATGTTCGGCTACTATAAATGAACCTTCTGTATTATCAGCATCCTGCAATGCAACTGGTACTACTTGCGGAGCTAGCAATGGAACTGCGGATGTAACAGTATCAGGTGGAACAATGCCAGTTAGCTATCTATGGAGCAATGGTGAAACTATGGCTTCGATTTCAGGATTAGCTGGTGGTACATACACTGTAACAGTAACAGATGCCAATGGTTGCACAGTAACTTGTTCATCGTTGGTGGATGTTCCTGGTAACTTGATTGCCAACTGCAGTGGCTCTAACGTTAATTGTTTTGGTGGATCAAATGGCTCAGCAAGCGTAACAGTTTCTGGCGGTTCATCACCATTCAGTTATTTATGGAGCAACGGTTCAACTGATGCAAGCATCAGTGGACTAGTAGCAGGCACTTATACGGTAACAGTATCTGATGCAAATGGATGTTCTTCACTATGTACTTATGATGTTACTCAGCCTAATCCGCTTGAAGCTTTATGCAGTGCGATTGATGAAACTTGCAGTTTACAAAACGGTAGCGTAAGTGTAGCAGCCTCAGGCGGCACGGCACCATACACGTATGTATGGAGCAACGGCTCAACCGATGCCAGCGTAAACGGCTTGTCTGCAGGTATCTATACAGCAACGGTAACCGATGCTAATGGATGCACCGCAACATGCGAGAGCACAGTAAATAACAGTAATGGTCCTGCAGCAACCTGCAGCGCAACCGATGCAACATGCTATGGAGCAGCAGACGGAACAGCCAGTGTAACTGCTACAGGCGGGAGCAGGAAGCTTAACCTACCTGTGGAGTAA
- a CDS encoding DUF11 domain-containing protein — translation MNAPNAIGLTGVVDQAPQVDGNNDANAIGQSGIVTINTALTGLDVNNPTIDAGYVPQIFDLALRKTTAQVTPVNIGDDVVFTITVFNQGNVAAYDVDVLDAIPAGFTFNAGASPLWTASGADAVANIAGPLAAGDSIALDITLTVAAGASSSNMTNIAEITSADNDTDSTNTPPTDVDSQPDTDPNNDTTVDDEINNGGGDEDDNDPATVPLAKRIRIIRNYLWYDDNQNGLQDEPASNGINGLTVYLYDGSGNLLDSTVTANDVNGNPGYYLFDSLQSGTYYVQFPLNAPNAIGLTGVVDQAPQVDGNNDANAIGQSGIVTINTALTGLDVNNPTIDAGYVPQIFDLALRKTTAQVTPVNIGDDVVFTITVFNQGNVAA, via the coding sequence TTGAATGCACCAAATGCAATCGGCTTAACAGGCGTAGTTGACCAGGCTCCACAAGTAGATGGCAACAACGATGCAAATGCAATAGGTCAATCAGGAATCGTAACCATCAACACAGCATTAACCGGTTTGGATGTAAACAATCCAACGATAGATGCAGGTTATGTACCACAAATATTTGACCTTGCTTTACGCAAAACAACAGCACAGGTAACTCCGGTAAATATTGGCGATGATGTAGTATTCACTATCACCGTATTTAACCAAGGCAATGTAGCAGCATATGATGTAGATGTATTAGATGCCATACCAGCAGGCTTCACGTTCAATGCAGGCGCAAGCCCACTATGGACAGCAAGCGGAGCAGACGCAGTAGCAAATATAGCAGGCCCATTAGCGGCAGGCGATAGCATAGCGTTAGACATTACATTAACAGTAGCTGCCGGAGCAAGCTCAAGCAACATGACCAATATTGCTGAGATAACAAGTGCAGATAACGATACAGACAGTACCAACACACCTCCAACCGATGTTGACTCACAACCAGATACCGATCCGAACAACGATACAACGGTAGATGATGAAATCAACAACGGTGGTGGCGATGAAGATGACAATGACCCTGCAACAGTTCCATTAGCGAAACGTATTAGGATCATTAGAAACTACTTATGGTATGATGATAATCAGAATGGCTTACAAGATGAGCCAGCAAGCAATGGTATCAATGGATTAACTGTTTATCTATACGATGGCTCAGGCAATCTGTTAGATAGCACGGTAACAGCAAACGATGTAAACGGTAACCCAGGTTACTACTTATTCGATAGCTTACAGTCAGGAACATACTATGTACAGTTCCCATTGAATGCACCAAATGCAATCGGCTTAACAGGCGTAGTTGACCAGGCTCCACAAGTAGATGGCAACAACGATGCAAATGCAATAGGTCAATCAGGAATCGTAACCATCAACACAGCATTAACCGGTTTGGATGTAAACAATCCAACGATAGATGCAGGTTATGTACCACAAATATTTGACCTTGCATTACGCAAAACAACAGCACAGGTAACTCCGGTAAATATTGGCGATGATGTAGTATTCACCATCACCGTATTTAACCAAGGCAATGTAGCAGCATGA
- a CDS encoding DUF11 domain-containing protein, whose translation MNAPNAIGLTGVVDQAPQVDGNNDANAIGQSGIVTINTALTGLDVNNPTIDAGYVPQIFDLALRKTTAQVTPVNIGDDVVFTITVFNQGNVAAYDVDVQDAIPAGFTFNAGASPLWTASGADAVANIAGPLAAGDSIALDITLTVAAGASSSNMTNIAEITSADNDTDSTNTPPTDVDSQPDTDPNNDTTVDDEINNGGGDEDDNDPATVPLANVLGSLGNYLWYDDNQNGLQDEPASNGINGLTVYLYDGSGNLLDSTVTANDVNGNPGYYLFDSLQSGTYYVQFPLNAPNAIGLTGVVDQAPQVDGNNDANAIGQSGIVTINTALTGLDVNNPTIDAGYVPQIFDLALRKTTAQVTPVNIGDDVVFTITVFNQGNVAAYDVDVLDAIPAGFTFNAGASPLWTASGADAVANIDGH comes from the coding sequence TTGAATGCACCAAATGCAATCGGCTTAACAGGCGTAGTTGACCAGGCTCCACAAGTAGATGGCAACAACGATGCAAATGCAATAGGTCAATCAGGAATCGTAACCATCAACACAGCATTAACCGGTTTGGATGTAAACAATCCAACGATAGATGCAGGTTATGTACCACAAATATTTGACCTTGCTTTACGCAAAACAACAGCACAGGTAACTCCGGTAAATATTGGCGATGATGTAGTATTCACTATCACCGTATTCAACCAGGGTAACGTAGCGGCTTATGATGTAGATGTACAGGATGCAATACCTGCAGGCTTCACGTTCAATGCAGGCGCAAGCCCACTATGGACAGCAAGCGGAGCAGACGCAGTAGCAAATATAGCAGGCCCATTAGCGGCAGGCGATAGCATAGCGTTAGACATTACATTAACAGTAGCTGCCGGAGCAAGCTCAAGCAACATGACCAATATTGCTGAGATAACAAGTGCAGATAACGATACAGACAGCACCAACACACCTCCAACTGATGTTGACTCACAACCAGATACCGATCCGAACAACGATACAACGGTAGATGATGAAATCAACAACGGTGGTGGCGATGAAGATGACAATGACCCTGCAACAGTTCCATTAGCGAACGTATTAGGATCATTAGGAAACTACTTATGGTATGATGATAATCAGAATGGATTACAAGATGAGCCAGCAAGCAATGGTATCAATGGATTAACTGTTTACTTATACGATGGCTCAGGCAATCTGTTAGACAGCACCGTAACAGCTAATGATGTAAATGGTAACCCAGGTTACTACTTATTCGATAGCTTACAATCAGGAACATACTATGTACAGTTCCCATTGAATGCACCAAATGCAATCGGCTTAACAGGCGTAGTTGACCAGGCTCCACAAGTAGATGGCAACAACGATGCAAATGCAATAGGTCAATCAGGAATCGTAACCATCAACACAGCATTAACCGGTTTGGATGTAAACAATCCAACGATAGATGCAGGTTATGTACCACAAATATTTGACCTTGCTTTACGCAAAACAACAGCACAAGTTACACCGGTAAATATTGGCGATGATGTAGTATTCACCATCACCGTATTTAACCAAGGCAATGTAGCAGCATATGATGTAGATGTATTAGATGCCATACCAGCAGGCTTCACGTTCAATGCAGGCGCAAGCCCACTATGGACAGCAAGCGGAGCAGACGCAGTAGCAAATATAGACGGCCATTAG
- a CDS encoding SprB repeat-containing protein has protein sequence MGAGIYTATVTDANGCTATCESTVNNSNGPAATCSATDATCYGAADGTASVTATGGAGSLTYLWSNGSTDASISGLTAGTYTVTVTDANGCSSMCSATVSEPSQLAATCSAGDATCGASNGSVSVAASGGTAPYTYVWSNGSTDASVSGLGAGIYTATVTDANGCTATCESTVNNSNGPAATCSATDATCYGAADGTASVTATGGAGA, from the coding sequence TTGGGAGCAGGTATCTATACAGCAACGGTAACCGATGCTAATGGATGCACCGCAACATGCGAGAGCACAGTAAATAACAGTAATGGTCCTGCAGCAACCTGCAGCGCAACCGATGCAACATGCTATGGAGCAGCAGACGGAACAGCCAGTGTAACCGCTACAGGCGGAGCAGGAAGCTTAACCTACCTGTGGAGTAATGGTTCAACAGATGCAAGCATCAGTGGCTTAACAGCTGGAACCTATACAGTAACGGTAACGGATGCCAATGGATGTTCATCTATGTGCAGCGCAACAGTAAGTGAGCCGAGTCAGTTGGCAGCAACCTGCAGTGCAGGCGATGCCACTTGTGGAGCATCAAACGGTAGCGTAAGCGTAGCAGCCTCAGGCGGCACGGCACCATACACGTATGTATGGAGCAACGGCTCAACCGATGCCAGTGTAAGCGGCTTGGGAGCAGGTATCTATACAGCAACGGTAACCGATGCTAATGGATGCACCGCAACATGCGAGAGCACAGTAAATAACAGTAATGGTCCTGCAGCAACCTGCAGCGCAACCGATGCAACATGCTATGGAGCAGCAGACGGAACAGCCAGTGTAACCGCTACAGGCGGAGCAGGAGCTTAA